The Penicillium psychrofluorescens genome assembly, chromosome: 2 nucleotide sequence tttttttcattaCCGCTCTTAGTATTCTTGACGACAGATTTTTTTTATAGGGTCCTAAACTACTACAAATCATTGCATTTTACTTCACTTTTTACACTCGTATTTTCGGGGCGGATGGATTTCGGGAATCTGGGACTTCCTTTCGTTTGAGACAGAGTAGGAAAGAAAGATACGTGGACGTGGGATTCGATCGATTGATGCATTAGCTATTGGCTGGGATGTATTTGAGTTGGATAGGCGGGTGAGAAAGCATTTGCTTGCTTGTGTGCTATCTAGGACATGCAATGTAGTATACATGGAtatcctcgtcctcgtgcTGCGTTCATGCTGGCGGTGAATGTAGGATGTAATGAGCTGGAAATACAGCTGACCGCCGAACTATTCACtacaataacaacaacaaacccgCGTCctctggtttttttttttactttttcttttctattaATATCCTATACACCGACTGATTCACATTTTGAGCTCCTGTGCGAGGCTACGCATACTAGCCTGCCTCACCGGGGCAGGGGGGAGGGTAAATGATTGGCGCTGGATAAATCTTAGGCCAAAGAGTGACCCTTGGTTCATGTCCTTGTTTGCCTTGCTGCCTTACAAAGACCGCCAGCGCCAGATTAAGCTTGTCCCGTTGCGGGGCCTGGTTTGCCCTGTTTAATTGCACTGGCTAAAAGCCCGAACACCAGACGCCCCGGGgctgtctgtctgtcttgcGTGCATATGCTATAGAATGCTGTAGTTGCCACGAGACAAACGTACGCCGCATTGTTGTGATGCCAATCCGGGACAATTATCTTATGATCAGGATGACGATGCTCTGCAGGTATGAATGCCCAACTGGCTATGCCAAAGGAATGCGGCGAATCACATAGTCCCCGGAAACTATTCGTTTCTTCTATTATCTCTGCAGAGGCGTGTGTCCCGAGCCACGGACAAAAGGGGGGCCTAACCGAGGATATTCGAAGATTTTCGCTCGGGTGTATCTTTGACTTCCGTCAACCATTCTTGCCCTATTATTTTTAATATCGTCTCCCAACCACACCACCCCTGCTAACTAACTGGCTAACTGACTcacatacatacatacacACCAGCTGATACAAGCCTTGGCCCAGAAGAGAATGTGACGATGTTTTCCCTTTGTTGCTTGATTGATGAGCTGGCAATGCCCGGCTGctccccccctcctccccgggCTTTCGTCTGCCCAACATGAGAGAAATTTAGGCATAACGCATAATTCTAAATCTCTTGGTTGTTGGGCATACAAGCCTGTGACAATCGGATTTGTTCCAGAAGTTGATACGGCGGGTGTTCCGCACTGTCGGGGCCCTGGCACCCAGCGGCTGCTCATCAACAGACGTGGGGTGCTCTGAGTTGTTCTTTTTTCCCCATCCAATCCTGGGCATTCTTTTATTCCCCCGGTTCAGTTCGAACTCCCTCACCGGACAGAATGATAGAAATGAGTCTCTACCACTTCAGCCCCCCCCCCACTATGGGTTGGTTATTCTCTGTCCGGCTATACTGTCTAGCGCTTCTTCTGTCaggggggttttttttccctttccaaGGCTGGCTGGACTGTTTGGTCGCCGTGCGCCGGGCCGTTCCAGCTTGCAGCCTCCTAATTAATGATCCGCATATCCATTTCCACTGACTAGTGGGGAACCTGGCTGATGCCGTGTGTCGATTGTTgcccccctccctccctccccccaTGTACATGCATAAGCCCGTTCTAGGTTTGACGGTTAGGCTCCATGTTTGTCACGCCAGGGGAAAAATTACATTTCATCATGCTACGCCGTTTTTTATTTGGTTTTTTCTTCGCTTTTTATATAtgccttccttttcccaccctctccccctctccACTTTCATGATCAAATAACAGCTTCCTTCTAACATTTTTCTATCTCGAATCCCCATTGACTACCTAAATCTAGTGGCAAGTCTTCACGTCTCGGTTCCTTTGTGTGCGGGCTTCATTCTTTCTGGCCCTTCCTCCACACATCTATATTCTGTCCCGATCACCGTCCTCGACCCGACTATACTCTCGCGAGAGCATCCTGATACCTCCTCCGGCCCCAATTGAAGCTAAGCAACTCTGAAAATGTCACTTCCCACCGGTTCTCAAGGCACTCCCGCTGGGACGCGGCCTAGCTGGCAGGATCAGCTCCAAGGTAAGCCATTGGGCACCACCCAGCCCACGAACTCACGGGCAACGACCAAAGCAattgactgactgacatCATGGAAAAAGACCATTGTCGGCGCACCAAGCTCTCGCCCCCTGTCTTCAACATTGTGTCCGATCGGCGAGGTACCTACCCGATTCCATTTTTGCCCTGCCCACCGTCTTTTCCCTTCCAGACCATTtcaaatttttttttttttgctttcctGTGTTTCGACACCTTGCCTTACCGCTGCGTGTCTCGGCATTGCAGGGTTGTGGAGACCAgagtgaaaaaaaaaacaagaacTGCCCGTACACCGACTTTTTTAGTCCGAGCTTTTGACAGCGGGATGCTGATTGTCCTTGCGTCGGAAATGCAGGAGGTCGTACCGCCTGGTCTAGCACCGTCTCGATTCAGGGCTATCAGAATATCGCTGCGCGTTACTGGTATGACGGCCAGTACATCAACAATGCCAAAGAGGACGCCGCCGAGGTCGCCTTGAAGGTTCTCAACGAGCAGCCCGGCTCCTCCACCCACTACcccggccagctcttccccCAACAGTCCCAGTCGACTACTCCAGGGTACGGCCGGGGAACCGGCGGGTTCTGATTCTTCTTTCGTGTTTTCTGCATGGGCGGCCTTCTCTACTTGTgtgtttttatttttcttgtcttttgtTCTGTCGGGAGCTCCTTGCTTCTCctgtgctgctgctgcgttGACCTTTCATCTCATCTCGAGGAGACCCCCACAGCATGTGCACGCACACACAAAACTCGCTGTTGGCTTTGTCTTTGGACAGGGTCAAAACAACAGCACACACGCACCCTCCGATCCCGCCGCACCGACGTCGTTCCTCTTCGGGTCCCGCAGACCATAACTATACAATGATCTCCAATTGCTGGCAACCCCAGACAACCAAACCAGGCCCCATAACTGACCGTCCCGCAATGGGAGCAGATTTTGGCATGCTGGTTCTGCGGTTCAGCCTCCGATTCGAAGAGCAACTTGGACGGGACGAAACGGCTGTCAGGGACGGAATAATGGACACATGACCCCGTCGGTGTCTATGCGGTTGGCAACACCAATGGTCGTCACTACCCCTCCGCTGATCTTCCAGCTGTGAGACTTGACGACACCCAATCGTGATACATACCGCAAACCTTGACGACCCAGGAACCGCGTCTTCACTTTCCAGTATCTCGAATGACTGTGGTTCCTTGGTTCCTCATACCAGATATTACTTTACGACAGATGATTCTATTATTTGGGTTTGAAGCTTTTGATGATTATGTTTTGTTGGCTATGTATACTGTGGCTTCTTTTCAATCCTGCTTAGGAGAgttgggggggggggggggggggggggggaggagtcTTGGCCGTTTAAGGTGATAGGGGATGATCTTTTTTCCATTGGAGAACTCGCGACACATACACGTATACCGTGGTTTCAGAAGATAATGTCCTCGCTATCGGAAAGTACCTTTTCGGGAAAACACCCTGGTGACTTGCGGAAACTGTGCGGCCGTTGCGGCTGCAGTTACCCCTGAAACCCGGCGCGTGCGTGTGTCTGTGTTCCCTCGGACGGAAAGCCGCTTTACCGCACAGGCAGACATGCCGGGCTTAACGGGAGGAAGTGGtgttgtgtgtgtgtgtgtgagagagagagagaaaatataAACGGGCAGACAAAGATTTGatgtgtttttcttttgcaaGTTCAGGGTTTTTGGACGGGATATCCTAATGCGGTGTCTGCGCTGGAGTAACTGATACCGGAGTTCGCTTTGGAATGGGTTGGGAATGGTTCTCGGTTAGGATTGGGATAGTTATCGGAATCGGAATCGGATCAGATTGGATTGGTTGGAATTGGGACTTCCTGGAATCTGTTGAATTTGGCGTCGACGTTCCTACTCATGGATATGGCAGATTTTGGAATTTGCTAAATCGGTTGTTTGTTTTCTGTTTACAAAACCTGCTTTACCACACTATCCAGCTCCGTGCTTTATGGTATGTACACCTTGTTTAACGATCTGCAACTTTATAACTCCGCGGACTATATGGAAGAAAATCTTTCCATTGTCTATTATTGCATAAATAATTTTCATGTTGTACAACATCAAATGCCAAGCAAGCATTTAATTTCCGAGAGTTACACCATGTACACCCAGTTCAACAAAAGCTGTGATATGTCGATCATCAAGCAAGGTTGTGATTTCGAGAATTTTACTGCAGGTTATAGGTCCCGAGCTTCCGAAAGAAAACCTCACTTCAACTTGAATTACGATTCAGACATGGCCCACCGTGCTGAGCACTGATTCCGCTGGCACATCCTCGATGCTGTTGGCGCTGCGGCTCATCAACCGGCCATTTGTACAGCCCTGAACCGGGTGGACCTCAATTGTATCCTCAGGTTTTCATGGGTCAGAAAATTATTGTCCCGAATGAGATGGATGGTACTGCAGTTTTGGGAGCCAGGCATTTGGTACCAATGGGAGACAAACTGTGTTGAAGGGGCTGGTTCGCCTATTGAAAAGTGGCCAGTTCAAGCTGCCGACCAACGTCGAAGTGGTGCAAACGGGATTCAAGGCCATACAACATAATCTAGAGAGGTTGATGAAGCATGGCGTCAGTGGTAACAAGTTCGTACTTAGCGTGTAGGAAATGAAGTGAGTCGGCATGGCAGGTGGATACACGACGATTTAACTCAGTGAGGAATGCATGCCTGTCCTTGGAATATTCTTTCACCGGAATCTAGACGCTTTAGATATTTATACCTCAATCAAAAAGCATGCAAAATTTGACGACCGTATAGATACGGTCAACCCCACAGCTATAATGGGGTTGAGGCTGCTGATTACTACTATCCTCTCAACAAGCAACTAGAGTGGGTCAGCCTGCAGACAACCTAGGAACCTGTCTTCGGCACAATGATCGATTGTTTTAAAATAATTTGAGCTCGTTGACTATTTGATGTAACCTTCTCAGTGGTGATCGTTGCCAAACAGCTCAATCAGCAGGCAATGAGCAAgatgtcggagtggaattcccactagtaatttactaggatccatcttctgcatcctgACcacctgatcttccagggaatccaggcgtccagcgtAATTGCcgcattccggcagtttttcccgctttctgccccccTATAAAttccaggataatagatagactgaataccatcgttttcatcattgtctgaatcagactacttggtagaattactagtgattacgcttatttcccatttccacacAAGATAACGGTTTGAAACCAATCGTGTTACAGTGGGGGCCAAAAACTGGGAACCAAACCTCAGCGCTCCCGACCTttatccttcttcccctctATCCCTTGCTCTCGATTCTCTGGACGATTAACAACTGCCGAACCCTGCACAATGATCGAAAGCCAGATTGAAATTGCTGCACCGCCCGCGAAAGTGCGCGAAGTGGTATGTACCGTACCCGCAAGGTTGCGAGGATGGTGGAAGCTCATTATCTCTTAACCACCAGTTCCTCAATTTCTCAGCACACCCAGAATGGCACACCAAGTGGCTGAAGAGTGTCAAGCCCGAAGATGAAACCAAAACGGGGCTTTCACTTGTTCCGGGAGATAAAGTTCATGTTACTATCGAAGGCATGAAGTTTACTGCCGAAATTACGGTAGGCATGCAGAGACCCCTttaaataaaaaaacaaacGAAATGCTGAGAtccgagaaagaaaaacaccgAAAACCTATTCCAATGGCAAGGCCCTCCAGTCTTTACCGTTGCCGGCCTCCATTCTTTTTACATGGAACCGGCCAACGATGGGTCATCCACTATCTTCAAACAAACGGAGGACCCTAAGGGGTTGCTGTCATGGCTCTTCAGCCCTTACGCTTTAGGAAAATT carries:
- a CDS encoding uncharacterized protein (ID:PFLUO_003658-T1.cds;~source:funannotate); the encoded protein is MIESQIEIAAPPAKVREVFLNFSAHPEWHTKWLKSVKPEDETKTGLSLVPGDKVHVTIEGMKFTAEITKNTENLFQWQGPPVFTVAGLHSFYMEPANDGSSTIFKQTEDPKGLLSWLFSPYALGKLLAADFAGFNKDLKARAEA
- a CDS encoding uncharacterized protein (ID:PFLUO_003657-T1.cds;~source:funannotate), producing MSLPTGSQGTPAGTRPSWQDQLQGGRTAWSSTVSIQGYQNIAARYWYDGQYINNAKEDAAEVALKVLNEQPGSSTHYPGQLFPQQSQSTTPGYGRGTGGF